A window of the Phycisphaerae bacterium genome harbors these coding sequences:
- a CDS encoding TetR/AcrR family transcriptional regulator: MVRMKAEARREQLLKTAARCFAKYGYRGTTTAKIAAEAGVSEPIIYRHFRNKQELFIALIEKVGDEVMNNWNQAIRNARSPLEKLQSLLYRNPATADPWTASVYQLLFHASTEVSEPAIQQAIRDHYERYVRTLAAVMSEAQKAGQIRTDLPAEWLAWQIIHAAVGFAMVRPLNIPSHANLKFVQGTIRLLAELLTRNTGGEHLIPEAKPRSGKRLAK; encoded by the coding sequence ATGGTTCGGATGAAAGCCGAGGCTCGGCGCGAGCAGTTGCTCAAGACGGCGGCCCGGTGCTTCGCCAAGTACGGGTATCGCGGCACCACCACCGCCAAGATCGCAGCCGAGGCCGGGGTCTCCGAACCGATCATCTATCGCCACTTTCGCAACAAGCAGGAGCTGTTCATTGCCCTGATCGAGAAAGTCGGCGACGAGGTCATGAATAACTGGAACCAGGCCATCCGCAATGCCCGCAGCCCGCTGGAGAAGCTGCAAAGTCTGCTCTACCGGAACCCAGCCACGGCTGACCCATGGACGGCCAGTGTGTACCAGCTCCTGTTTCATGCCTCGACGGAGGTCTCCGAACCGGCCATCCAGCAGGCCATCCGCGATCACTACGAACGGTATGTCCGGACCCTCGCAGCGGTGATGTCCGAAGCCCAGAAAGCCGGCCAGATCCGAACCGATCTGCCCGCCGAGTGGCTGGCTTGGCAGATCATCCACGCGGCAGTGGGGTTTGCGATGGTGCGACCGCTGAATATCCCCAGCCACGCCAATCTCAAATTCGTCCAGGGCACGATTCGCCTACTCGCCGAGCTGCTTACCCGGAACACCGGAGGTGAACACCTTATTCCTGAGGCTAAACCTCGCTCTGGCAAGCGCTTGGCAAAATAA
- a CDS encoding GH116 family glycosyl hydrolase: MAAPSDKRGYNDVYAGRYINRVAFPLGGIGAGMFCLEGTGAISHLSLRHQPEVFNEPCTFAAVCVKGEKNIARVLEGPVPAWKVFGAPGSGNGAAGKTYGLPRFREASFKARFPFGIVALSDSRVPLAVEITGWSPFEPGDPDNSSLPVAGLEYRFTNTSKQAIDAVFSFNTRNFMAIGNDGHGVRQGHQGFVLWQKGSEDKPWEQGEFSVSVTDPDVRINHAWFRGGWWDPLTMAWNDVQNGACYDRPPVTEGGPPPGASLFVPFSLAPGESKTVVLQVAWYVGKTTLRVGYDPKDLPESQKDRFSPWYSGRFANVDAVAAYWRDRYTDLRSRAERFADCLYATSFPPEVIEAVAANLTILKSPTVLRQTDGKLWCWEGCCDDHGCCHGSCTHVWNYAQAIPHLFPSLERTLRETEFHVSQDERGHQAFRVSLPIRPPDHGFHAAADGQLGGIMKTYREWRISGDTEWLRTMWPKVKQSLDYCINTWDPGRKGVLEEPHHNTYDIEFWGPDGMCSSFYIGALTAAVKMGKALDQNVSVYEDLAAKGTRFIEEQLFNGEYFFQKIQWTGLKASNPLEAISLHSHYSPEAIELFKKEGPKYQYGTGCLSDGVLGSWMAMVCGVGQVLDPGKVTSHLNSVYKYNLKHDLSEHANPQRPSYACNSEGGLLLCTWPKGGKLSLPFVYSDEVWTGIEYQVASHLILMGLVDEALDIVRTCRDRYDGRVRNPFNEYECGHWYARAMSSYALLQSLSGARYDAVDKILYLEPRVKGDFQCFLATAAGYGIVGVKDGKAFYEPKVGPEINEIKYTPRA, from the coding sequence ATGGCTGCTCCAAGCGATAAGCGAGGCTACAACGACGTTTACGCCGGGCGGTACATCAACCGGGTGGCCTTCCCTCTTGGTGGAATCGGGGCCGGCATGTTTTGCCTGGAAGGGACCGGGGCGATTTCGCACCTCTCGCTGCGCCACCAGCCGGAGGTGTTCAACGAGCCCTGCACCTTTGCCGCTGTATGCGTGAAAGGCGAGAAGAATATCGCCCGCGTGCTCGAAGGTCCTGTCCCGGCCTGGAAGGTCTTCGGGGCCCCGGGTAGCGGCAACGGGGCAGCCGGAAAGACGTACGGTCTGCCTCGCTTCCGCGAAGCGTCCTTCAAAGCACGTTTCCCCTTTGGCATCGTGGCTTTGTCAGACAGCCGGGTACCACTGGCCGTCGAAATCACCGGCTGGAGCCCTTTTGAGCCGGGCGACCCCGACAACTCGTCGCTGCCCGTCGCCGGATTGGAGTACAGGTTTACGAACACCAGCAAACAGGCCATTGATGCGGTGTTCTCGTTCAACACCCGCAACTTCATGGCTATCGGCAACGATGGCCACGGTGTTCGACAGGGCCATCAGGGATTCGTCCTCTGGCAAAAGGGCAGCGAAGACAAGCCCTGGGAGCAGGGCGAGTTCTCGGTATCCGTCACCGATCCGGACGTGAGGATCAACCACGCCTGGTTCCGGGGTGGTTGGTGGGACCCGCTGACCATGGCCTGGAACGACGTCCAGAACGGCGCCTGCTACGACCGCCCCCCGGTGACCGAAGGCGGGCCCCCTCCCGGAGCCAGCCTGTTTGTTCCGTTCTCGCTGGCCCCTGGCGAGTCAAAGACCGTCGTGCTTCAGGTTGCCTGGTACGTCGGCAAGACAACCTTGCGAGTCGGGTATGACCCGAAGGATCTCCCCGAAAGCCAGAAGGACCGTTTCAGCCCGTGGTACTCCGGTCGTTTCGCCAACGTTGATGCGGTGGCTGCGTACTGGCGCGACCGATATACCGATCTCCGTTCGCGTGCTGAGCGGTTCGCCGATTGCCTTTACGCAACCTCGTTCCCGCCGGAGGTGATTGAGGCGGTTGCTGCCAACCTGACAATCCTCAAGTCGCCGACGGTGCTGCGGCAGACCGACGGAAAGCTATGGTGTTGGGAAGGCTGCTGTGACGATCATGGCTGCTGCCATGGTTCTTGCACGCACGTCTGGAACTACGCCCAGGCAATTCCTCATCTCTTCCCGTCACTCGAGCGGACGCTTCGAGAGACGGAGTTTCATGTGTCCCAGGATGAGCGCGGCCACCAGGCGTTTCGTGTTTCGCTGCCGATCCGCCCGCCGGACCACGGTTTCCATGCCGCCGCCGACGGCCAGCTCGGCGGGATCATGAAGACGTACCGTGAATGGCGGATCAGCGGCGACACTGAGTGGCTCAGGACCATGTGGCCCAAGGTCAAACAGAGCCTCGATTACTGCATCAACACGTGGGACCCCGGTCGCAAGGGCGTGCTGGAAGAACCGCACCACAACACCTACGACATCGAGTTCTGGGGCCCCGACGGCATGTGCAGCAGCTTCTACATCGGGGCGCTGACCGCAGCGGTCAAGATGGGCAAGGCTCTGGATCAGAATGTATCGGTCTATGAAGACCTGGCCGCCAAAGGAACCAGGTTTATCGAAGAGCAACTCTTCAACGGCGAGTATTTCTTCCAGAAGATCCAGTGGACCGGGCTTAAGGCCTCGAATCCGCTCGAGGCCATAAGCCTGCACAGCCATTATTCGCCTGAGGCCATCGAGCTGTTCAAGAAGGAAGGGCCCAAGTATCAGTACGGCACAGGCTGTCTCTCGGACGGCGTGCTGGGCTCGTGGATGGCGATGGTTTGCGGAGTCGGTCAGGTGCTCGACCCCGGCAAGGTGACCAGCCACCTCAACAGCGTGTACAAGTACAACCTGAAGCATGACCTTTCCGAGCACGCCAACCCGCAGCGCCCCAGCTATGCGTGTAATTCGGAGGGCGGTCTGCTGCTGTGCACATGGCCCAAGGGCGGCAAGCTCTCGTTGCCGTTCGTCTACAGCGATGAGGTGTGGACGGGTATCGAATACCAGGTGGCGTCGCACTTGATACTGATGGGGTTGGTGGACGAGGCGCTGGATATCGTTCGAACCTGCCGTGACCGGTATGACGGCCGGGTCCGCAACCCCTTCAACGAGTACGAGTGCGGCCACTGGTACGCCCGGGCCATGTCTTCGTACGCCCTGTTGCAGAGCCTTAGCGGCGCCCGTTATGACGCGGTGGACAAGATCCTGTACCTGGAACCCAGGGTGAAGGGCGACTTCCAGTGTTTCCTGGCGACAGCGGCAGGTTACGGTATCGTCGGCGTGAAGGACGGCAAAGCGTTTTATGAGCCCAAGGTCGGGCCGGAGATCAACGAGATCAAGTACACGCCGAGAGCGTGA
- a CDS encoding family 10 glycosylhydrolase: MKGRILVVTSAIALGLLAGCRTGPRFDGPVRAVWVVRTDYGSPEDVKQVMANCADAGFNNVIFQVRGNGTVYYPSKIEPWSEEYDYKSPGFDPLAVACREAHGRKLKIHAWVNVMPAWKGEAPPKCPDQLYNKHPEWFWYDQHGRRQPLNSFYVSLNPCLPEVRTYIVDVFRELLANYPLDGLHMDYIRFPNEPPAIPVGSDIDYPRDKRTLELYRGESWLWPNPDDNKANWDRWRTRQVTKLVAQIRDMVRETRPQAILSASVGTNRRQSLSHFRDELYWARWGLIDAAFPMNYKPDVQKFDQGLEMWMPYRRQIDVVPGLWFDGKLPTEQGISVVRQQIASAVDKTGNFCLFSYTSLFDPPAGRRDQRTRPTDSARPRARGTGQRELRRHQLVPYIRSLGSSTADRVAMTNAGPVAK, from the coding sequence ATGAAGGGCAGAATTCTTGTGGTCACTTCCGCGATTGCGCTTGGCCTGCTGGCCGGTTGCCGAACGGGGCCGCGCTTTGACGGACCGGTCCGGGCCGTCTGGGTCGTTCGCACCGATTATGGGAGCCCCGAGGATGTCAAGCAGGTCATGGCCAACTGTGCCGACGCCGGGTTTAACAACGTCATCTTCCAGGTTCGCGGCAACGGCACGGTTTACTATCCGTCCAAGATCGAGCCGTGGTCGGAAGAGTACGACTACAAGTCGCCGGGTTTCGACCCGCTGGCGGTGGCGTGCCGGGAAGCTCATGGACGCAAACTCAAGATCCACGCCTGGGTCAATGTCATGCCCGCCTGGAAGGGCGAAGCCCCGCCGAAGTGCCCGGACCAGCTTTACAACAAGCATCCTGAGTGGTTCTGGTATGACCAGCACGGCCGGCGTCAGCCGCTGAACTCTTTTTACGTCAGTCTCAACCCTTGTCTGCCGGAGGTTCGGACGTACATCGTCGACGTGTTTCGCGAGCTTCTTGCCAATTACCCGCTGGACGGGCTGCACATGGACTACATCCGCTTCCCCAACGAGCCGCCGGCCATTCCCGTGGGCTCGGACATCGATTACCCGCGCGACAAGCGGACGCTCGAGCTATATCGGGGGGAATCATGGTTGTGGCCGAACCCGGATGACAACAAGGCCAACTGGGACCGCTGGCGGACTCGTCAGGTCACCAAGCTGGTTGCCCAGATTCGTGACATGGTCCGCGAGACGCGGCCACAGGCAATACTGTCCGCTTCCGTCGGGACCAACCGCAGGCAGAGTCTGAGCCACTTTCGCGATGAGCTCTATTGGGCGCGTTGGGGGCTGATCGACGCCGCGTTTCCGATGAACTACAAGCCCGATGTCCAGAAGTTCGATCAGGGGCTGGAGATGTGGATGCCTTATCGCCGTCAGATCGACGTGGTGCCCGGCTTGTGGTTTGACGGCAAGCTTCCGACGGAGCAAGGCATTTCAGTCGTCCGACAGCAGATCGCGTCCGCCGTGGACAAGACGGGCAATTTCTGTCTGTTCTCCTATACGTCGCTCTTTGACCCGCCTGCCGGTCGGCGCGATCAAAGGACGCGACCCACTGACTCCGCTCGACCGCGCGCCCGAGGCACCGGTCAACGCGAACTCCGCCGACACCAGTTGGTGCCCTACATCCGTTCGCTCGGCAGCTCGACTGCAGACCGAGTGGCGATGACCAATGCTGGGCCTGTCGCCAAATAA
- a CDS encoding Gfo/Idh/MocA family oxidoreductase: MQAGIHCLQEAPLETTVEKIDALSRVARKAKVVFQIGAQRRYHPGFTAALPRLLKGEFGKITFMQGHWHWPWALLTHPIDRTGGMFLDQACHHFDVMCWAMNEKPPITCTAMGYHQARPKAGPKAFSPTHATASFRFPDGRLFAYTHLFCLPKRFTDEQLQIFCENGCLDLIRGMFYDADSTEKRIGEASGDDSMKGTSEMLRDFFAVIRDGGGRAPRASLETARNAALMGIMGRMAMSSPSGDAYEPRVIHWADLQTTTDPETKPASTPSGNG; encoded by the coding sequence ATGCAGGCGGGCATCCACTGTCTCCAGGAGGCCCCGCTTGAGACGACCGTCGAGAAGATCGATGCGCTCAGCCGCGTAGCCCGCAAGGCGAAGGTGGTATTCCAGATCGGGGCACAGCGGCGGTACCACCCCGGGTTCACCGCGGCCCTGCCGCGTCTGCTGAAGGGTGAGTTCGGGAAGATCACCTTCATGCAGGGCCATTGGCATTGGCCGTGGGCCCTACTGACTCATCCGATCGACAGGACGGGCGGCATGTTCCTCGATCAGGCCTGCCATCACTTCGACGTGATGTGTTGGGCCATGAACGAGAAACCGCCGATCACCTGCACCGCCATGGGCTATCATCAGGCGCGTCCGAAGGCCGGCCCCAAAGCCTTCAGCCCCACGCATGCTACGGCTTCCTTCCGGTTTCCCGACGGCAGACTGTTCGCCTACACACACCTCTTCTGCCTTCCCAAGCGGTTCACCGACGAGCAGTTGCAGATCTTCTGCGAGAACGGTTGCCTGGACCTGATTCGCGGGATGTTCTATGACGCTGACAGCACCGAGAAACGGATCGGAGAGGCAAGCGGTGACGATTCAATGAAAGGCACAAGCGAGATGCTCAGGGATTTCTTCGCCGTCATCCGCGACGGCGGCGGCCGCGCCCCGCGGGCGAGTCTGGAAACGGCTCGCAACGCCGCCCTGATGGGCATCATGGGGCGAATGGCCATGAGCAGCCCGTCCGGCGATGCCTACGAACCCCGCGTGATCCACTGGGCCGACCTGCAAACAACGACCGATCCGGAAACGAAACCGGCGTCAACCCCCTCGGGAAACGGGTGA
- a CDS encoding twin-arginine translocation signal domain-containing protein, whose protein sequence is MHTELTRRGFIKQVAIGASVAAVPTVARGYPANERIRLGWIGIGNRGEQLLTEVTTQFVREACTVAVCDLLADRVAKGLQLAALDRPKGYTDMRTMIEHERLDAVIVATPRRRMPRFQSRSCRRASTVSRRPRLRRPSRRSMRSAA, encoded by the coding sequence ATGCACACAGAACTGACACGCCGGGGCTTTATCAAACAGGTCGCCATCGGGGCGTCCGTTGCGGCCGTGCCCACGGTGGCCCGGGGATACCCTGCCAATGAGAGAATCCGCCTGGGCTGGATCGGGATCGGCAATCGGGGCGAGCAGCTTCTGACGGAGGTGACGACCCAGTTCGTGCGAGAGGCTTGCACCGTGGCGGTCTGCGACCTGCTTGCTGACCGCGTCGCCAAGGGCCTTCAATTGGCGGCCCTAGACCGGCCGAAAGGCTATACCGACATGCGCACCATGATCGAGCACGAGCGCCTCGATGCGGTGATCGTGGCAACCCCCCGGCGACGCATGCCGAGGTTTCAATCCCGGTCATGCAGGCGGGCATCCACTGTCTCCAGGAGGCCCCGCTTGAGACGACCGTCGAGAAGATCGATGCGCTCAGCCGCGTAG
- a CDS encoding NPCBM/NEW2 domain-containing protein: protein MPWLAISLTLTGLYAQEPTRGIETFDGPIVFSQEQIILARTWELTGDLGVKAVTPAGETLVVPAKDALLLETGAATLPGFRPRVVLRNGESIIAEPQAGGNDRRWSFTSPLWKSLQLDGSRIARYQAAPVSLAGDHPAPPFVLLRNGDVVAAGVDRISDGQVTVNTEFGQTHIPLETVSAIILAADSATTDGREANQFLVELADGERLYCDRIGESDQDVVLERSGSRCRVGREAILRVVWPGTALTPLTQLPLRGDGRAYFGAPALPRKDRNALGGPLRIGDRWFERGLGMRPRSRCMFQLSGRWMYLTGHVGLDPWLGRRGDCQVAVCLSGKEACKEMLQGGQKGRRLLLPLAEAKDIELQVDFGPGGDLGDYVNWCDLMLIGPRGENSK from the coding sequence ATGCCTTGGCTGGCGATCTCACTTACGCTGACCGGTCTGTATGCCCAAGAGCCGACAAGAGGAATCGAGACCTTCGACGGCCCAATCGTTTTTTCTCAGGAGCAGATCATCCTGGCCAGGACGTGGGAGCTGACCGGCGATCTGGGTGTCAAGGCGGTCACTCCGGCGGGCGAAACGCTCGTTGTCCCGGCGAAGGACGCCCTGCTCTTGGAGACCGGCGCGGCCACACTGCCCGGCTTTCGACCTCGTGTCGTGCTCCGTAACGGCGAATCGATCATCGCAGAGCCCCAGGCCGGCGGCAACGATCGGCGCTGGTCATTCACAAGCCCGCTCTGGAAGTCCCTCCAACTGGATGGTTCCCGGATTGCCCGCTACCAGGCTGCACCGGTCTCGCTCGCCGGCGATCATCCGGCACCGCCCTTCGTGCTGCTGCGCAACGGTGATGTGGTAGCCGCCGGTGTCGACCGGATCAGCGACGGACAAGTGACCGTCAACACCGAGTTCGGTCAGACTCACATACCACTCGAAACGGTCTCGGCCATCATTTTGGCCGCCGACTCGGCGACGACTGATGGCCGCGAGGCGAACCAGTTCCTGGTGGAACTGGCGGACGGAGAACGATTGTACTGCGACAGGATCGGCGAGTCGGACCAAGACGTCGTTCTTGAACGCAGCGGTTCACGGTGCCGCGTCGGCCGGGAGGCCATCCTGCGGGTCGTTTGGCCTGGCACCGCATTGACGCCCCTCACGCAGTTGCCGTTGCGGGGAGACGGACGAGCTTACTTCGGTGCGCCGGCATTGCCTCGAAAGGATCGCAACGCCCTTGGGGGTCCCCTGCGGATCGGTGATCGCTGGTTTGAGCGCGGTCTAGGAATGCGCCCGCGTTCGCGGTGCATGTTTCAGTTGAGCGGCAGGTGGATGTACCTCACGGGGCACGTTGGGCTTGATCCTTGGTTGGGCCGGCGCGGCGATTGCCAGGTGGCCGTGTGTCTCAGCGGCAAAGAGGCATGCAAGGAGATGCTCCAAGGCGGGCAGAAGGGGCGCCGGCTGCTGCTGCCCCTTGCGGAAGCAAAGGACATCGAGCTGCAGGTCGATTTCGGGCCGGGCGGCGATCTCGGCGACTACGTCAACTGGTGCGATCTCATGTTGATCGGGCCGCGGGGAGAGAACAGCAAATGA